The genomic region TCACTCTTCCTCTGACGACTCGAACGAGTTTGCCTTGTTCATAAGGAGGAATCTGCATGTGCATTCCTCGAAGTACGCCTCGCGCGGATCGGGAATGGTTGTCTTGGAAAAAATCCGTGGGTATGTTCTCTTGTTCGAAAGAGGATTTTTTATAGGACTCAAAAAAGAAACCGCGTTCATCGCCGTACACTTTCGGCTCGATAAGAACGGGACCGTCGATCGGAAATCGTTTGAATTGCATGAATCTCTTCTTTAACTTTTGAATAAACGGATCGGATTCGATTCGAATCCTAAGATAACCACAAAATCCCGCTTAGGGAAAGCCGCGATCAAAAAATTTAATGATCCTTTCGGGCGATTAGGGCGGCAATCGTAGATGGGATGAATGTTATTTAAGATTCCATCTCCAGCGATAGAACGCATAGAGTAATGGATGGAGAAGATTTTTCGGCTGCATATCGCAACCGACTAAATCGCTATGGGGGGAATAGAATCGATCCTCTTCCAAAGACTTACCCCATTCTTGAACCAAACGTTTGCGATCTTCTTGTCCCGCCTGATAACCGGGTTTAAATTCCTGAAAAGATTTTTTAGGAGTTTGCGAAGAAGTAAAACGAGCAAACGGATTGCTTACGATCCGATCTCCTTTTCGAAGAATCCGCATACAAAGATCCACGTCCCAATAGTTTCGTTGATACGATTCGTCGAGTCCGTTAAAGGAATTCCAAGTTTCTCGGGAGATAAAAAATAAATTTCTTGAGATCGCAGAAACGTTTTTTTCCAAAAATTCACCGGACCAGATTTTTGCTTCAGCGGGTTTGATTCCATTTCCCGCCACGCCGATAAATCCTTTTTTTCCGAGCAGTAAGGAAGAATACATCAATTCACCCTTTCGGTTCAGCGCGATCGGTGTGACAGCGCCGACTCCCTTTGACTGGGCGTGTTGCAGAAGTTCATAAAGCCATTCTTTACCACTCGGTTGAAACAATGGATTCCAAAAGAAAAGATAAGAACCTTTTGTCTCCGCAACGATCGAATTGATTTCTTTTGCGGAAACGTTCGAACCCTTAATTGCGAAAACTTGAAGTGTAACCCGATCAGTAAATCGAGTCCGAAATTCGTTTTGTATCTTTGCGAAATCTCGATCTTGATCCGCACATAAAACGATTTCCAATTTAAAATCCGGCGTATCCTTGACCAAATCAAGGATTTGTTTACAATCATTTTCTAATATGTTTTCCGGATCAAAAACAAGGATGGAAATTAGAGAAACTTGCTCTAATTTTCGAACGGGATGATACGTGAACGGATAATGACCGGAAACGATTTCTTTGAGTTCTTCGGATCGATCCGCGTAAAATTCTCGAATGGCTTTCTTGGAACTATTCTCACAGATTTCCGCCTTGGTTCTGGAAAAACTTTCCTGATGAAGACGCCATTTGTATAAATAAAAAGGAAGTCTTCGGATTCGACTCGTATGTCTGCACGCGCGTAACGCGAATTCATGGTCCTGACTTCCGTCATAACCTTCTCGATATCCTCCCATCTTTTGTATAAGACTTTTAGAAACGACGACTAGGTGACAAATATAATTGTGTGAAATTAATTTCTCGATGGAAATATCAGGCTTCGTCGATAAAGAAAAAACTCCCGGAGTCTTGGATTGATAAATTTCATCGGAATAAAGAAATTCAGGTCGTTTCGATTCTTCCTCTTGTAAAGAATCGACAATGACCTCAAGCGCGTTCTCCATCAATTGATCGTCGTGATCCAAAAACGCGATATATTCGCCCTTCGCATATTCCAAAGCCTTGCTGGTAGCGATGCTGATCCCGCCGTTTTTTTCGGCCCGAAAATAACGAATCTTCGAATTAACAGCCGCTTTTTGTTTGAGAAATTCGCCGGGTTCGTTTTTGGGAGAAGCGTCATCGAGTAGAATCAACTCCCAATGATCGTAATTTTGCGTTTCAACGGAACGGACCATCTCGTTCAGATGATCGATTCTCGTGTTATAAACGGGAACGATGACACTGATCAAAGGTTTGTAAGAATATTCCGTTTTTCTAAAATTCTTTCCTTTCGGGTATAAAAAGAAGAAATATTGATATTGTCTCAACAAATAGAAAACTTTTTTAAAAAGAATTCGCAATACTATGAGTTTCAAGATGAATTTACTACTGGTTTGATTTTTCACAAAAAGAGTTATTCTTTTCTTTGCAACGTTAGAATCGCATATTTAAGAAGTTTCAACACGATCAAAGGAACGAAATCTCTCCAAGTGATCGAAGTAAGGAGATCTTTTTTAGGCTGAACCCATTTATCCTGATGAAAGACGGAATGAAATCCAACTTCGTCGTAGGCTCTCCATAAAATAAAAGGAGAATGAACGCTCGCATACGCGGATTCCATCCCCTTCGAGAGAACGATTGTTTTTGATTTTAAATCGGAATTCTTCAAAGCGTATTTCAACTTTTCTTTGCTGAAAATAGCAAGACCGGAATGGGGATTGACCGCTTGTCTAAACTCTTTTCCGAAAATAATTTTTTGAGTATAGGTCCAACCGGGAACACATTTCAAATCGATACAAAAAAGATTTCCTTGATCGTCGGATTCCATTCGATTCGGATGAAGAATCTCGTTGACGTTTGAATTCTTATCGAACGCAACGATTCGATCAAAAGTTTCCTTAGACAAAAGAATATCGTCTTCGATGTTGATAAAATAATCGTACCGATTTACGAACTCACCCATCTTCGAAAGACTTGCATACATGATATCCGTAGGTTTTTCGATTTCTTTTTCGAAGTCGAAATCCAACTTCACCAGAGACTTTCCTTGGTAACCGCAGAATTTAATATCCACTTTTTTTCCCAAGGTGTTGAGGGAATCGACAGTCGCCTTTATATGCGCAAGCCTTCGCTCCGCTTTTCGTTTACTTTTGGCTTCGTCCTTTCCGCCAATCTGTGAAGAACGGCCTACAAAGTACGGATTCTTTCCGTAAAAATGATTGATCAAAACCAAAATTTTCAAAGATTCACTTCCGATTCAAAAGCCTAAAGAATGCGCCGTTTATTTTTTTAAGAACGCTAATACTTCGAAAGAAATCAAGAATTTGAGGAAGAAAGAAATAGCTCAATATGATATAATCCTTTCGGATCTTAAAAAATTTCTCAAGATGAATTACCGTGGAACGCGGCAAATGTTCCTCTCTCATCCTTTTTCTTTCGTTTTCCAAAAGCGCTTGGTTTTTCGGATTCGAACCGAAACCGAACGTATTGAACTGACTGATCGGTTTTCCAACATATTTCCAACTTGCGCCGCCTACTCCGATCGCTTTCAGAAAAAAATCGACGTCCGCTGCGATCTTATAAGAAAGATCGTACGTCCCGAATTTAGTAAATAATGATCTTCTAATGAATGTCGCGCAGTGCCACAAAACTTCGTATGATAAAAAATACAGATCCAACTCGTCCGGGCTCTTGCCGTACGTTATCTTTCCGTTTCCGGAGTCGATCAACATATCTCCGTAGATAAAATCAGCGTCGATATCGTTCTTTGCAAATACTTCCGTAAGCACGTTCGGATTTGCGAGAAAATCGCCCGAATTTAAAAACAGACAATATTCTCCCTTAGCGGCTTTGATTCCCTTATTCTGTCCGTCGTAAATACCCTTGTCTTTTTCGCTGACCCAATACGATATTCCATTCTTGTATTTTCGGATCACATCCACGCTTCCGTCTTTGGAAGCGGCGTCGATGATTACATGTTCGTAATCTTTAAAGGTCTGGCTTTGTACGGATTGAATCGTTTTTTCAAGCCCTTTGTGATCGTTGAAATTGATGGTGATTATGGAGACTTTCGGTTTTTTCATCTGAATTCTAAATATCGCTTACGTTTCAAAATGAGTTTATCTTGCGCGCGAGGATACGTTTTTTTTTAG from Leptospira kmetyi serovar Malaysia str. Bejo-Iso9 harbors:
- a CDS encoding glycosyltransferase family 2 protein translates to MKLIVLRILFKKVFYLLRQYQYFFFLYPKGKNFRKTEYSYKPLISVIVPVYNTRIDHLNEMVRSVETQNYDHWELILLDDASPKNEPGEFLKQKAAVNSKIRYFRAEKNGGISIATSKALEYAKGEYIAFLDHDDQLMENALEVIVDSLQEEESKRPEFLYSDEIYQSKTPGVFSLSTKPDISIEKLISHNYICHLVVVSKSLIQKMGGYREGYDGSQDHEFALRACRHTSRIRRLPFYLYKWRLHQESFSRTKAEICENSSKKAIREFYADRSEELKEIVSGHYPFTYHPVRKLEQVSLISILVFDPENILENDCKQILDLVKDTPDFKLEIVLCADQDRDFAKIQNEFRTRFTDRVTLQVFAIKGSNVSAKEINSIVAETKGSYLFFWNPLFQPSGKEWLYELLQHAQSKGVGAVTPIALNRKGELMYSSLLLGKKGFIGVAGNGIKPAEAKIWSGEFLEKNVSAISRNLFFISRETWNSFNGLDESYQRNYWDVDLCMRILRKGDRIVSNPFARFTSSQTPKKSFQEFKPGYQAGQEDRKRLVQEWGKSLEEDRFYSPHSDLVGCDMQPKNLLHPLLYAFYRWRWNLK
- a CDS encoding glycosyltransferase family 2 protein, translated to MKKPKVSIITINFNDHKGLEKTIQSVQSQTFKDYEHVIIDAASKDGSVDVIRKYKNGISYWVSEKDKGIYDGQNKGIKAAKGEYCLFLNSGDFLANPNVLTEVFAKNDIDADFIYGDMLIDSGNGKITYGKSPDELDLYFLSYEVLWHCATFIRRSLFTKFGTYDLSYKIAADVDFFLKAIGVGGASWKYVGKPISQFNTFGFGSNPKNQALLENERKRMREEHLPRSTVIHLEKFFKIRKDYIILSYFFLPQILDFFRSISVLKKINGAFFRLLNRK